Proteins co-encoded in one Papaver somniferum cultivar HN1 chromosome 5, ASM357369v1, whole genome shotgun sequence genomic window:
- the LOC113281341 gene encoding protein MEI2-like 4 isoform X1, with protein MPSEIKIMDQANLSQSSYFYDDILFPAERQVGFWKPETMSSHHQVVAKEVISRIPGSKSLSSSPMEKFIPVGAPSEESLEFSQPFLVRNQNTRFSVERHVVGADRTSSNVPVTTSWRENNMGMRSNMIVQPASYAVHGAKVGMGVQYESGLFSSSLSEIFSKKLRLPSNGAPFGQSVDNVTSNYEEEEPFQSLQELEAQTIGNLLPDDDDLLSGMIDELDYITKPSSNDELEEFDLFSSGGGMELEGDDQRSAEFAEQGLNAATAGEHPFGEHPSRTLFVRNINSNIEDSELKVLFEQYGDIRTLYTACKHRGFVMISYYDIRAARNAMRALQNKPLRRRKLDIHFSIPKDNPSEKDINQGTLVVFNLDFSVSNDDLRQIFGVYGEIKEIRETPHKRHHKFIEFYDVRAADAALRALNRSDIAGKRIKLEPSRPGGARRCVMQQLSPELEDEINGGLRQGSPPDSSPTGCFDSSGLVTSNGMDNGASQGLNSIRAPISQFVENGFHHGMSSSVPQSLHSPVRVASMGSQSGLREPSPSLGQMEFGFRGITGFHPHSLPEYHDSLSSGGPYNSSTTLAAMAANLGSITSEELDNRHMRRVGSSSPSMDLNEGIFGSAGNGSRSLHNHHYMWSNSNSNSFNPHSPNLMMWPNSPSFVNGVHAHPPQQMHGLPRPPSHMLNSVLPSIHHHHVGSAPTMNHSVWDRRHAYAGESPETSGFHPGSLGNMGFHPMELASHNIFPRVGGNRMDPTVAPTNVGLHSSPQQRCHMFPNRNSMIHLANSFDSSNERVRIRRNEASSNQGDNKKQYELDIDRIMHGEDTRTTLMIKNIPNKYTSKMLLAAIDERHRGTYDFIYLPIDFKNKCNVGYAFINMIDPVQIVPFYQAFNGKKWEKFNSEKVASLAYARIQGKSALIAHFQNSSLMNEDKRCRPILFHSDGPNAGDQEPFPMGVNIRSRPGKHRTNHNEDNHQGSPSTSADGEESNRTDSSSGSTKDLE; from the exons ATGCCATCAGAAATTAAAATAATGGATCAAGCTAATTTATCTCAGTCATCATACTTTTACGACGATATCCTCTTCCCCGCTGAG AGGCAAGTTGGATTCTGGAAGCCTGAAACCATGTCTAGTCACCACCAAG TAGTAGCAAAGGAGGTAATATCACGAATACCAGGAAGTAAGTCACTATCTTCATCTCCAATGGAGAAATTCATACCAGTGGGAGCGCCATCAGAAGAGTCTTTGGAATTTTCTCAGCCATTTCTTGTCAGGAACCAAAATACTAGGTTCAGTGTAGAGAGGCATGTGGTGGGAGCAGATAGAACGAGTAGTAATGTGCCAGTGACTACTTCTTGGAGAGAGAACAATATGGGGATGAGGTCAAACATGATTGTGCAGCCAGCGTCGTATGCTGTACACGGTGCCAAGGTTGGCATGGGGGTTCAGTATGAGAGTGGCCTGTTCTCTAGTTCATTGTCAGAAATATTTAGCAAAAAAT TGAGATTACCGTCTAATGGTGCTCCGTTTGGGCAATCTGTTGATAACGTGACGTCTAACTACGAGGAGGAGGAACCTTTTCAGTCACTTCAAGAACTTGAGGCTCAGACTATTGGAAACCTACTTCCAGATGACGATGACCTGCTCTCTGGAATGATTGATGAACTTGATTATATCACCAAGCCTAGTAGTAATGACGAATTGGAAGAATTCGATCTGTTTAGCAGTGGTGGAGGAATGGAACTTGAGGGGGATGATCAAAGAAGTGCAGAATTTGCGGAACAAGGACTGAATGCAGCAACTGCTGGGGAGCACCCATTTGGTGAACATCCTTCTAGAACACTTTTTGTGAGAAATATCAATAGCAATATTGAAGATTCTGAGCTGAAGGTTCTTTTTGAG CAATATGGAGATATCCGTACTTTGTATACTGCTTGTAAGCACCGTGGCTTTGTTATGATCTCTTACTATGATATACGGGCTGCACGCAATGCAATGAGAGCACTTCAAAACAAACCTTTGAGACGCAGGAAGCTTGACATACACTTTTCAATTCCAAAG GATAATCCTTCAGAAAAGGATATCAACCAGGGGACTCTCgtggtgttcaatcttgactTTTCTGTTTCAAATGATGATCTTCGCCAGATTTTTGGTGTTTATGGAGAAATTAAGGAG ATTCGTGAAACTCCTCACAAGCGTCATCATAAATTCATAGAATTTTATGATGTCAGAGCGGCAGATGCTGCTCTTCGAGCGTTGAACAGGAGTGACATTGCAGGAAAACGTATCAAACTTGAACCAAGTCGCCCCGGAGGTGCAAGACGGTG TGTAATGCAACAGCTATCTCCAGAGCTCGAAGACGAGATAAATGGGGGTCTGCGACAGGGAAGCCCTCCTGATAGCTCACCAACAGGATGCTTTG ATTCATCAGGTCTAGTCACGTCTAATGGTATGGACAATGGAGCGTCCCAGGGCCTGAACTCTATCCGAGCGCCTATAAGCCAATTTGTTGAAAATGGATTTCATCATGGAATGTCTTCTAGTGTACCTCAGAGCTTACACTCTCCAGTGCGGGTTGCCTCTATGGGCAGTCAATCTGGCCTTCGCGAGCCTAGTCCTTCACTTGGACAAATGGAGTTTGGATTTCGAGGCATTACAGGTTTTCATCCCCATTCACTGCCCGAGTATCATGATAGTTTATCCAGTGGTGGTCCTTACAACTCTTCAACAACTCTGGCGGCCATGGCAGCAAATCTTGGGTCCATAACATCAGAAGAACTAGATAACAGGCACATGCGCAGAGTTGGCTCCAGTTCACCCTCAATGGATCTTAATGAAGGCA TTTTTGGTTCGGCTGGAAATGGAAGTCGctctcttcataatcatcattatatgtGGAGCAACTCTAACTCAAACTCGTTCAATCCTCATTCTCCAAACCTAATGATGTGGCCTAATTCACCATCATTTGTAAATGGTGTTCATGCTCATCCACCACAGCAAATGCATGGACTTCCCAGGCCACCATCTCATATGCTGAATTCAGTACTTCCATCCATACACCATCACCATGTGGGATCGGCACCGACCATGAATCATTCTGTCTGGGACAGGCGTCATGCCTATGCAGGAGAGTCCCCTGAGACTTCTGGTTTCCACCCTGGTTCGCTTGGGAATATGGGATTTCATCCTATGGAACTTGCTTCTCATAATATATTTCCTCGCGTTGGTGGCAACCGTATGGATCCAACAGTTGCACCTACGAACGTTGGATTGCACTCTTCCCCACAGCAAAGGTGTCACATGTTCCCCAACAGAAATTCAATGATCCACTTGGCGAACTCGTTTGATTCTTCCAATGAGCGGGTCAGAATCCGTAGAAATGAAGCCAGTTCAAATCAGGGTGATAACAAGAAGCAGTATGAACTCGATATTGACCGCATAATGCATGGGGAAGATACACGGACTACTCTTATGATTAAGAACATCCCTAACAA GTACACCTCAAAGATGCTTTTGGCAGCAATAGATGAACGCCATCGCGGAACATATGATTTCATCTATTTGCCTATCGACTTCAAG AATAAATGCAACGTGGGTTATGCATTCATCAACATGATTGACCCTGTCCAAATTGTTCCATTCTACCAG GCATTCAATGGTAAGAAATGGGAGAAGTTCAACAGTGAAAAAGTCGCATCGCTCGCCTATGCTCGTATTCAAGGGAAATCTGCTCTTATAGCCCATTTCCAGAATTCAAGCTTGATGAATGAGGATAAGCGTTGCCGCCCTATTCTCTTTCATTCAGATGGTCCTAATGCCGGTGATCAG GAGCCCTTCCCAATGGGGGTCAATATTCGATCAAGACCTGGGAAACACCGGACAAACCACAATGAGGACAACCATCAAGGAAGCCCATCGACTTCTGCAGATGGGGAAGAATCAAACAGGACTGACTCTTCATCGGGTTCTACAAAGGACTTAGAGTGA
- the LOC113281341 gene encoding protein MEI2-like 4 isoform X3, with protein sequence MPSEIKIMDQANLSQSSYFYDDILFPAERQVGFWKPETMSSHHQVAKEVISRIPGSKSLSSSPMEKFIPVGAPSEESLEFSQPFLVRNQNTRFSVERHVVGADRTSSNVPVTTSWRENNMGMRSNMIVQPASYAVHGAKVGMGVQYESGLFSSSLSEIFSKKLRLPSNGAPFGQSVDNVTSNYEEEEPFQSLQELEAQTIGNLLPDDDDLLSGMIDELDYITKPSSNDELEEFDLFSSGGGMELEGDDQRSAEFAEQGLNAATAGEHPFGEHPSRTLFVRNINSNIEDSELKVLFEQYGDIRTLYTACKHRGFVMISYYDIRAARNAMRALQNKPLRRRKLDIHFSIPKDNPSEKDINQGTLVVFNLDFSVSNDDLRQIFGVYGEIKEIRETPHKRHHKFIEFYDVRAADAALRALNRSDIAGKRIKLEPSRPGGARRCVMQQLSPELEDEINGGLRQGSPPDSSPTGCFDSSGLVTSNGMDNGASQGLNSIRAPISQFVENGFHHGMSSSVPQSLHSPVRVASMGSQSGLREPSPSLGQMEFGFRGITGFHPHSLPEYHDSLSSGGPYNSSTTLAAMAANLGSITSEELDNRHMRRVGSSSPSMDLNEGIFGSAGNGSRSLHNHHYMWSNSNSNSFNPHSPNLMMWPNSPSFVNGVHAHPPQQMHGLPRPPSHMLNSVLPSIHHHHVGSAPTMNHSVWDRRHAYAGESPETSGFHPGSLGNMGFHPMELASHNIFPRVGGNRMDPTVAPTNVGLHSSPQQRCHMFPNRNSMIHLANSFDSSNERVRIRRNEASSNQGDNKKQYELDIDRIMHGEDTRTTLMIKNIPNKYTSKMLLAAIDERHRGTYDFIYLPIDFKNKCNVGYAFINMIDPVQIVPFYQAFNGKKWEKFNSEKVASLAYARIQGKSALIAHFQNSSLMNEDKRCRPILFHSDGPNAGDQEPFPMGVNIRSRPGKHRTNHNEDNHQGSPSTSADGEESNRTDSSSGSTKDLE encoded by the exons ATGCCATCAGAAATTAAAATAATGGATCAAGCTAATTTATCTCAGTCATCATACTTTTACGACGATATCCTCTTCCCCGCTGAG AGGCAAGTTGGATTCTGGAAGCCTGAAACCATGTCTAGTCACCACCAAG TAGCAAAGGAGGTAATATCACGAATACCAGGAAGTAAGTCACTATCTTCATCTCCAATGGAGAAATTCATACCAGTGGGAGCGCCATCAGAAGAGTCTTTGGAATTTTCTCAGCCATTTCTTGTCAGGAACCAAAATACTAGGTTCAGTGTAGAGAGGCATGTGGTGGGAGCAGATAGAACGAGTAGTAATGTGCCAGTGACTACTTCTTGGAGAGAGAACAATATGGGGATGAGGTCAAACATGATTGTGCAGCCAGCGTCGTATGCTGTACACGGTGCCAAGGTTGGCATGGGGGTTCAGTATGAGAGTGGCCTGTTCTCTAGTTCATTGTCAGAAATATTTAGCAAAAAAT TGAGATTACCGTCTAATGGTGCTCCGTTTGGGCAATCTGTTGATAACGTGACGTCTAACTACGAGGAGGAGGAACCTTTTCAGTCACTTCAAGAACTTGAGGCTCAGACTATTGGAAACCTACTTCCAGATGACGATGACCTGCTCTCTGGAATGATTGATGAACTTGATTATATCACCAAGCCTAGTAGTAATGACGAATTGGAAGAATTCGATCTGTTTAGCAGTGGTGGAGGAATGGAACTTGAGGGGGATGATCAAAGAAGTGCAGAATTTGCGGAACAAGGACTGAATGCAGCAACTGCTGGGGAGCACCCATTTGGTGAACATCCTTCTAGAACACTTTTTGTGAGAAATATCAATAGCAATATTGAAGATTCTGAGCTGAAGGTTCTTTTTGAG CAATATGGAGATATCCGTACTTTGTATACTGCTTGTAAGCACCGTGGCTTTGTTATGATCTCTTACTATGATATACGGGCTGCACGCAATGCAATGAGAGCACTTCAAAACAAACCTTTGAGACGCAGGAAGCTTGACATACACTTTTCAATTCCAAAG GATAATCCTTCAGAAAAGGATATCAACCAGGGGACTCTCgtggtgttcaatcttgactTTTCTGTTTCAAATGATGATCTTCGCCAGATTTTTGGTGTTTATGGAGAAATTAAGGAG ATTCGTGAAACTCCTCACAAGCGTCATCATAAATTCATAGAATTTTATGATGTCAGAGCGGCAGATGCTGCTCTTCGAGCGTTGAACAGGAGTGACATTGCAGGAAAACGTATCAAACTTGAACCAAGTCGCCCCGGAGGTGCAAGACGGTG TGTAATGCAACAGCTATCTCCAGAGCTCGAAGACGAGATAAATGGGGGTCTGCGACAGGGAAGCCCTCCTGATAGCTCACCAACAGGATGCTTTG ATTCATCAGGTCTAGTCACGTCTAATGGTATGGACAATGGAGCGTCCCAGGGCCTGAACTCTATCCGAGCGCCTATAAGCCAATTTGTTGAAAATGGATTTCATCATGGAATGTCTTCTAGTGTACCTCAGAGCTTACACTCTCCAGTGCGGGTTGCCTCTATGGGCAGTCAATCTGGCCTTCGCGAGCCTAGTCCTTCACTTGGACAAATGGAGTTTGGATTTCGAGGCATTACAGGTTTTCATCCCCATTCACTGCCCGAGTATCATGATAGTTTATCCAGTGGTGGTCCTTACAACTCTTCAACAACTCTGGCGGCCATGGCAGCAAATCTTGGGTCCATAACATCAGAAGAACTAGATAACAGGCACATGCGCAGAGTTGGCTCCAGTTCACCCTCAATGGATCTTAATGAAGGCA TTTTTGGTTCGGCTGGAAATGGAAGTCGctctcttcataatcatcattatatgtGGAGCAACTCTAACTCAAACTCGTTCAATCCTCATTCTCCAAACCTAATGATGTGGCCTAATTCACCATCATTTGTAAATGGTGTTCATGCTCATCCACCACAGCAAATGCATGGACTTCCCAGGCCACCATCTCATATGCTGAATTCAGTACTTCCATCCATACACCATCACCATGTGGGATCGGCACCGACCATGAATCATTCTGTCTGGGACAGGCGTCATGCCTATGCAGGAGAGTCCCCTGAGACTTCTGGTTTCCACCCTGGTTCGCTTGGGAATATGGGATTTCATCCTATGGAACTTGCTTCTCATAATATATTTCCTCGCGTTGGTGGCAACCGTATGGATCCAACAGTTGCACCTACGAACGTTGGATTGCACTCTTCCCCACAGCAAAGGTGTCACATGTTCCCCAACAGAAATTCAATGATCCACTTGGCGAACTCGTTTGATTCTTCCAATGAGCGGGTCAGAATCCGTAGAAATGAAGCCAGTTCAAATCAGGGTGATAACAAGAAGCAGTATGAACTCGATATTGACCGCATAATGCATGGGGAAGATACACGGACTACTCTTATGATTAAGAACATCCCTAACAA GTACACCTCAAAGATGCTTTTGGCAGCAATAGATGAACGCCATCGCGGAACATATGATTTCATCTATTTGCCTATCGACTTCAAG AATAAATGCAACGTGGGTTATGCATTCATCAACATGATTGACCCTGTCCAAATTGTTCCATTCTACCAG GCATTCAATGGTAAGAAATGGGAGAAGTTCAACAGTGAAAAAGTCGCATCGCTCGCCTATGCTCGTATTCAAGGGAAATCTGCTCTTATAGCCCATTTCCAGAATTCAAGCTTGATGAATGAGGATAAGCGTTGCCGCCCTATTCTCTTTCATTCAGATGGTCCTAATGCCGGTGATCAG GAGCCCTTCCCAATGGGGGTCAATATTCGATCAAGACCTGGGAAACACCGGACAAACCACAATGAGGACAACCATCAAGGAAGCCCATCGACTTCTGCAGATGGGGAAGAATCAAACAGGACTGACTCTTCATCGGGTTCTACAAAGGACTTAGAGTGA
- the LOC113281341 gene encoding protein MEI2-like 4 isoform X2 yields the protein MPSEIKIMDQANLSQSSYFYDDILFPAERQVGFWKPETMSSHHQVVAKEVISRIPGSKSLSSSPMEKFIPVGAPSEESLEFSQPFLVRNQNTRFSVERHVVGADRTSSNVPVTTSWRENNMGMRSNMIVQPASYAVHGAKVGMGVQYESGLFSSSLSEIFSKKLRLPSNGAPFGQSVDNVTSNYEEEEPFQSLQELEAQTIGNLLPDDDDLLSGMIDELDYITKPSSNDELEEFDLFSSGGGMELEGDDQRSAEFAEQGLNAATAGEHPFGEHPSRTLFVRNINSNIEDSELKVLFEQYGDIRTLYTACKHRGFVMISYYDIRAARNAMRALQNKPLRRRKLDIHFSIPKDNPSEKDINQGTLVVFNLDFSVSNDDLRQIFGVYGEIKEIRETPHKRHHKFIEFYDVRAADAALRALNRSDIAGKRIKLEPSRPGGARRVMQQLSPELEDEINGGLRQGSPPDSSPTGCFDSSGLVTSNGMDNGASQGLNSIRAPISQFVENGFHHGMSSSVPQSLHSPVRVASMGSQSGLREPSPSLGQMEFGFRGITGFHPHSLPEYHDSLSSGGPYNSSTTLAAMAANLGSITSEELDNRHMRRVGSSSPSMDLNEGIFGSAGNGSRSLHNHHYMWSNSNSNSFNPHSPNLMMWPNSPSFVNGVHAHPPQQMHGLPRPPSHMLNSVLPSIHHHHVGSAPTMNHSVWDRRHAYAGESPETSGFHPGSLGNMGFHPMELASHNIFPRVGGNRMDPTVAPTNVGLHSSPQQRCHMFPNRNSMIHLANSFDSSNERVRIRRNEASSNQGDNKKQYELDIDRIMHGEDTRTTLMIKNIPNKYTSKMLLAAIDERHRGTYDFIYLPIDFKNKCNVGYAFINMIDPVQIVPFYQAFNGKKWEKFNSEKVASLAYARIQGKSALIAHFQNSSLMNEDKRCRPILFHSDGPNAGDQEPFPMGVNIRSRPGKHRTNHNEDNHQGSPSTSADGEESNRTDSSSGSTKDLE from the exons ATGCCATCAGAAATTAAAATAATGGATCAAGCTAATTTATCTCAGTCATCATACTTTTACGACGATATCCTCTTCCCCGCTGAG AGGCAAGTTGGATTCTGGAAGCCTGAAACCATGTCTAGTCACCACCAAG TAGTAGCAAAGGAGGTAATATCACGAATACCAGGAAGTAAGTCACTATCTTCATCTCCAATGGAGAAATTCATACCAGTGGGAGCGCCATCAGAAGAGTCTTTGGAATTTTCTCAGCCATTTCTTGTCAGGAACCAAAATACTAGGTTCAGTGTAGAGAGGCATGTGGTGGGAGCAGATAGAACGAGTAGTAATGTGCCAGTGACTACTTCTTGGAGAGAGAACAATATGGGGATGAGGTCAAACATGATTGTGCAGCCAGCGTCGTATGCTGTACACGGTGCCAAGGTTGGCATGGGGGTTCAGTATGAGAGTGGCCTGTTCTCTAGTTCATTGTCAGAAATATTTAGCAAAAAAT TGAGATTACCGTCTAATGGTGCTCCGTTTGGGCAATCTGTTGATAACGTGACGTCTAACTACGAGGAGGAGGAACCTTTTCAGTCACTTCAAGAACTTGAGGCTCAGACTATTGGAAACCTACTTCCAGATGACGATGACCTGCTCTCTGGAATGATTGATGAACTTGATTATATCACCAAGCCTAGTAGTAATGACGAATTGGAAGAATTCGATCTGTTTAGCAGTGGTGGAGGAATGGAACTTGAGGGGGATGATCAAAGAAGTGCAGAATTTGCGGAACAAGGACTGAATGCAGCAACTGCTGGGGAGCACCCATTTGGTGAACATCCTTCTAGAACACTTTTTGTGAGAAATATCAATAGCAATATTGAAGATTCTGAGCTGAAGGTTCTTTTTGAG CAATATGGAGATATCCGTACTTTGTATACTGCTTGTAAGCACCGTGGCTTTGTTATGATCTCTTACTATGATATACGGGCTGCACGCAATGCAATGAGAGCACTTCAAAACAAACCTTTGAGACGCAGGAAGCTTGACATACACTTTTCAATTCCAAAG GATAATCCTTCAGAAAAGGATATCAACCAGGGGACTCTCgtggtgttcaatcttgactTTTCTGTTTCAAATGATGATCTTCGCCAGATTTTTGGTGTTTATGGAGAAATTAAGGAG ATTCGTGAAACTCCTCACAAGCGTCATCATAAATTCATAGAATTTTATGATGTCAGAGCGGCAGATGCTGCTCTTCGAGCGTTGAACAGGAGTGACATTGCAGGAAAACGTATCAAACTTGAACCAAGTCGCCCCGGAGGTGCAAGACG TGTAATGCAACAGCTATCTCCAGAGCTCGAAGACGAGATAAATGGGGGTCTGCGACAGGGAAGCCCTCCTGATAGCTCACCAACAGGATGCTTTG ATTCATCAGGTCTAGTCACGTCTAATGGTATGGACAATGGAGCGTCCCAGGGCCTGAACTCTATCCGAGCGCCTATAAGCCAATTTGTTGAAAATGGATTTCATCATGGAATGTCTTCTAGTGTACCTCAGAGCTTACACTCTCCAGTGCGGGTTGCCTCTATGGGCAGTCAATCTGGCCTTCGCGAGCCTAGTCCTTCACTTGGACAAATGGAGTTTGGATTTCGAGGCATTACAGGTTTTCATCCCCATTCACTGCCCGAGTATCATGATAGTTTATCCAGTGGTGGTCCTTACAACTCTTCAACAACTCTGGCGGCCATGGCAGCAAATCTTGGGTCCATAACATCAGAAGAACTAGATAACAGGCACATGCGCAGAGTTGGCTCCAGTTCACCCTCAATGGATCTTAATGAAGGCA TTTTTGGTTCGGCTGGAAATGGAAGTCGctctcttcataatcatcattatatgtGGAGCAACTCTAACTCAAACTCGTTCAATCCTCATTCTCCAAACCTAATGATGTGGCCTAATTCACCATCATTTGTAAATGGTGTTCATGCTCATCCACCACAGCAAATGCATGGACTTCCCAGGCCACCATCTCATATGCTGAATTCAGTACTTCCATCCATACACCATCACCATGTGGGATCGGCACCGACCATGAATCATTCTGTCTGGGACAGGCGTCATGCCTATGCAGGAGAGTCCCCTGAGACTTCTGGTTTCCACCCTGGTTCGCTTGGGAATATGGGATTTCATCCTATGGAACTTGCTTCTCATAATATATTTCCTCGCGTTGGTGGCAACCGTATGGATCCAACAGTTGCACCTACGAACGTTGGATTGCACTCTTCCCCACAGCAAAGGTGTCACATGTTCCCCAACAGAAATTCAATGATCCACTTGGCGAACTCGTTTGATTCTTCCAATGAGCGGGTCAGAATCCGTAGAAATGAAGCCAGTTCAAATCAGGGTGATAACAAGAAGCAGTATGAACTCGATATTGACCGCATAATGCATGGGGAAGATACACGGACTACTCTTATGATTAAGAACATCCCTAACAA GTACACCTCAAAGATGCTTTTGGCAGCAATAGATGAACGCCATCGCGGAACATATGATTTCATCTATTTGCCTATCGACTTCAAG AATAAATGCAACGTGGGTTATGCATTCATCAACATGATTGACCCTGTCCAAATTGTTCCATTCTACCAG GCATTCAATGGTAAGAAATGGGAGAAGTTCAACAGTGAAAAAGTCGCATCGCTCGCCTATGCTCGTATTCAAGGGAAATCTGCTCTTATAGCCCATTTCCAGAATTCAAGCTTGATGAATGAGGATAAGCGTTGCCGCCCTATTCTCTTTCATTCAGATGGTCCTAATGCCGGTGATCAG GAGCCCTTCCCAATGGGGGTCAATATTCGATCAAGACCTGGGAAACACCGGACAAACCACAATGAGGACAACCATCAAGGAAGCCCATCGACTTCTGCAGATGGGGAAGAATCAAACAGGACTGACTCTTCATCGGGTTCTACAAAGGACTTAGAGTGA